Proteins encoded in a region of the Marmota flaviventris isolate mMarFla1 chromosome 3, mMarFla1.hap1, whole genome shotgun sequence genome:
- the Styk1 gene encoding tyrosine-protein kinase STYK1, whose translation MGEKRGMARMLLECSLSDKLCVVQEQQYEVIIVPTLLVGLFLILLAVILWLFIREQRSQQQRPGIRGSAAGPPSRSPSWEATGRGGKVLVPLKETSVESFLRASTSALSKLQVPREQFSEVLEQIYNGSYGIIYRAKMCTGDPAKPKNIVLKTLKEPAGLHEVQDFVGRIQFYQYLGKHKNLVQLEGCCTERLPLYMVLEDVAQGDLLSFLWTCRRDVMTMDGLLYDLTEKQVYHIGKQVLLGLEFLQDKHLFHGDVAARNILIQSDLTAKLCGLGLAYEVHALGAISSARTIPLKWLAPERLLLRPAGIRGDIWSFGILLYEMVTLGAPPYPEVPPTSILQYLQRRKIMKRPSSCTHTMYNIMKSCWRWSEDNRPSPRELRFRLEGAARTADDKTVLQVPELVVPELYASVAGISIESLSYSYSIL comes from the exons TGGTCCAGGAGCAGCAGTATGAAGTGATCATTGTCCCGACTCTCCTGGTTGGCCTCTTCCTCATCCTTCTTGCAGTCATCTTGTGGCTTTTTATAAGAGAACAAAGATCCCAACAGCAGCGTCCTGGAATTCGAG GCAGTGCTGCTGGGCCTCCATCTAGGAGTCCAAGTTGGGAAGCAACAGGACGTGGAGGAAAAGTGCTGGTGCCACTTAAGGAGACATCAGTGGAAAGTTTTCTGAGGGCTTCCACATCTGCCTTGTCTAAGCTGCAGGTGCCCCGAGAGCAATTCTCAGAAGTTTTGGAGCAGATCTATAATGGCAGTTATGGGATCATCTATCGAGCCAAGATGTGTACTGGGGACCCTGCTAAGCCCAAAAATATTGTCCTCAAGACTTTAAAAG AACCTGCTGGGCTCCATGAGGTTCAGGATTTTGTAGGACGAATCCAGTTCTATCAGTACCTGGGGAAACACAAGAACCTAGTACAACTGGAAGGCTGCTGCACAGAGAGACTGCCACTCTATATGGTGTTGGAGGATGTGGCCCAGGGGGACCTGCTCAGCTTTCTCTGGACCTGTCGCCGG gaTGTGATGACCATGGATGGTCTTCTCTATGATCTCACAGAAAAGCAAGTCTATCACATTGGAAAGCAGGTCCTTTTGGGTCTG GAATTTCTGCAGGATAAGCATCTGTTCCATGGGGATGTGGCAGCCAGGAATATCCTGATCCAAAGTGATCTGACTGCTAAACTCTGTGGATTGGGCTTGGCTTATGAAGTTCATGCCCTTGGAGCCATCTCTTCTGCTCGGACCATCCCTCTCAAGTGGCTTGCCCCAGAACGGCTTCTCCTGAGACCTGCTGGCATCAGAGGAGACAT cTGGTCCTTTGGGATCCTGCTTTATGAGATGGTGACTCTAG GGGCACCACCATATCCTGAAGTCCCTCCTACCAGCATTCTACAGTatcttcagagaagaaaaatcatgaaGAGACCCAGTAGCTGCACACATACTAT GTACAATATTATGAAGTCCTGTTGGCGTTGGAGTGAGGACAATCGTCCCTCACCCAGAGAGCTGCGCTTTCGCCTAGAAGGTGCTGCTAGAACTGCTGATGACAAGACTGTTCTGCAAGTACCAGAGTTGGTGGTGCCTGAACTATATGCATCTGTGGCTGGTATCAGTATAGAAAGCCTTTCCTACAGCTACAGCATCCTTTGA
- the LOC114082889 gene encoding small ribosomal subunit protein eS25 produces the protein MPPKDDKKKKDAGKSAKKDKDPVNKSGGKAKKKKWSKGKVRDKLNNLVLFDKATYDKLCKEVPNYKLITPAVVSERLKIRGSLARAALQELLSKGLIKLVSKHRAQVIYTRNTKGGDAPAAGEDA, from the coding sequence ATGCCGCCCAAGGAtgacaagaagaagaaagacgCCGGAAAGTCGGCTAAGAAAGACAAGGACCCAGTGAACAAATCTGGGGGCAAAGCCAAAAAGAAGAAGTGGTCCAAAGGCAAAGTTCGGGACAAGCTCAACAATCTAGTCTTGTTTGACAAAGCTACTTATGACAAACTCTGTAAGGAAGTTCCCAACTATAAGCTTATTACCCCAGCTGTGGTCTCTGAGAGACTGAAGATTCGAGGTTCCCTGGCCAGGGCAGCCCTTCAGGAGCTCCTCAGTAAAGGACTTATCAAACTGGTTTCAAAGCATAGAGCTCAAGTAATTTATACCAGAAATACCAAGGGTGGAGATGCCCCAGCTGCTGGTGAAGATGCATGA